tttatgaaattcaaaatttaatgaattaACCTCATGTCATAAGTTTTTGTGCttgttttatacaatgttttttaattttaatttcattgtatttactgataaaataattataacgAAAGTTAGATATAAGAACAAAGAGTTCTACTtatcctgccctattaatgactgcaaccttaAAATAACACTTAGTTTACATAATTTGTCAGTCAACAATACCCAACTActtaaatagtttaaataaaaatacagaaacaTTTTCATAATGTTTAATATACCAATTATTGTTAGTTTATCTTGTTTACATCATTTTCCATTAAATTATTAACTACAGCattaagatttttcttaaaaatatcaTATGAAAATTTCTCATCTAATCTTTTCCTACCATTAGCACCCATTGCTTCCATATTGTCAGATAAAATTCTAGACATAAATTCAGCCATACTATCTCCTGAGGGTTCACTAAGATAGCCAGTTACTCCATGCTCCACTGTTTCTCTAGGCCCTCCACTATTGATGGCTATAACCGGTTTTGATACTAACATTGCTTCCAATGGAACAATACCAAAATGCTCTTTAACTGGTGTGTATAACAAACAAGTACAAGATTTTAGTAACTCAGCCTTTAAGTTATCATTAGGTGATTTAAGAAATATTACTTTATCTTCTAATTGCTTCTCTTTGGTTAAATTAACTAAATCTAGGTATGTAATTGCATTGAGGGCAAATTGTGGATCATAACCCCCAGCTATAATAAGGTAAATCTTCTCCCAGTCTTCTGTGGAAACTATATTTTTTAAGTTGGCTAATGCTAGAATAGCAAATTCCAGCTTTTTAGCTGGATGGAATctatttaatgataaaaataCTATTATCTCACCTGTTTTCTTTATTTGTGGTACTAATTCTTGTATTGGTTTAGCTTCTTTTAAGTTTTCTACTGTTCTTTGGTATGAACTTGCAATTGTAGGATATAAAATTTGAATATCTTTATGTATGCTTGGAAATGTTTTACGAAATATTGAAGCAGTATATTCACTATTAACTAAAATAACATCCGCTTTTCCTGTTGTCTTCATTTCTATCCAATCTATTGGCTTTCTGTAGAATTTTTTTAGTTCACCTCCAGGAGTACTAGCAAGCAAATCGGGATGATGACAGTAATAAATTACTTTCTCACCagcaatttttaaaaatacatttgctACTGGTATTGAGTCTGTAATATAAAGGTCCGgcttgttatcattattaaagaataatatataaattatagaCATATACACCATACGGAAATAGGCACACAAGGCTTGAAATCTTCCAAAAACACTTTTTGGTAACCAGTCTCCATACACTTCTACGGGATAATCTCCATTTTTTACTTCATCAAATGCATGAGTAGGATCAAAATGATTTGTAAGGAACCTCACTTCATGTCCTAAAAGAGTTAGAGCTCCAGCCAGGTCCAAAACCAGTCTTTCAGCTCCTCCTATTCCAAGATCAGGATGAATAAATGCGATTTTTAACTTTTTAGGCATGACTGTTATGAAATGCTTCTGCACATTAATTCTTCATATGTATATATCAATTTGTAGAAGTTATAAAaagataaaaaccatttttgtcttttaaatgtAAGGTTAACTTTGTACACAGCTGTCAGCTGTTGATAACAATCAAtgacaatgacgtataatatttttatacgtCAACGTCATCGCTAACAACAACAACCTGATAATGCTGATGATTGCACAGCGTTGCCAGGTCATCGAAGTCAGAAAATCGTATGCCGTTGTTCAAGTTATCGTATTTTATCGTAGAGATTATCGTAGAACATTAAACATTACCTTCTTATTCTATTAAACAAGAAATTAACAATgtagaaaaataatatatttaattttttataaaagaaacaAGCGAagacaaataaacaaataaattatttaaaagaaaaaaacaagtaaaaaatattcactattactccagtccagtcgtcagagacgaaaatgcaatTGATAatctaaaaatcataagaacaagctgaattttgctgtgaatatcaattttggaaccccaaaaatatgcaaaaaacttTATCACACCCGGCTTTCAaataaaatgtttcaaataaaaaatgtagctgagataattttgaacaaaaatgtttattagcacttttgtgtagaataaaACAACGCTTCATGAAGCAACAAAATGTAaaccacaaggaaactaaattcctgtagctggctgtataccatgtatcacaaattttttttattaaaatcctttataaaaggtaactAAAAACCCAATCGAGCTATGTCATaaagacagaacgttttcggaatccatattccatcatcagtgtctaggtatacat
The genomic region above belongs to Diabrotica undecimpunctata isolate CICGRU chromosome 8, icDiaUnde3, whole genome shotgun sequence and contains:
- the Alg2 gene encoding alpha-1,3/1,6-mannosyltransferase ALG2, whose protein sequence is MPKKLKIAFIHPDLGIGGAERLVLDLAGALTLLGHEVRFLTNHFDPTHAFDEVKNGDYPVEVYGDWLPKSVFGRFQALCAYFRMVYMSIIYILFFNNDNKPDLYITDSIPVANVFLKIAGEKVIYYCHHPDLLASTPGGELKKFYRKPIDWIEMKTTGKADVILVNSEYTASIFRKTFPSIHKDIQILYPTIASSYQRTVENLKEAKPIQELVPQIKKTGEIIVFLSLNRFHPAKKLEFAILALANLKNIVSTEDWEKIYLIIAGGYDPQFALNAITYLDLVNLTKEKQLEDKVIFLKSPNDNLKAELLKSCTCLLYTPVKEHFGIVPLEAMLVSKPVIAINSGGPRETVEHGVTGYLSEPSGDSMAEFMSRILSDNMEAMGANGRKRLDEKFSYDIFKKNLNAVVNNLMENDVNKIN